One part of the Desulfonema ishimotonii genome encodes these proteins:
- a CDS encoding AAA family ATPase, with the protein MLKKICIEGLFNKFNYEIELKNEGITILTGPNGYGKTTILKIIYAFAVKNLFFFFQLPFKKIVMIQENNEIELLKTESDTLKMKWGNKEPKIYRKSNITEMNKQLFSNLSYRQIDENLWHDRKTDSLYTTEELLNQLGENDPESQAKYYKKQMPDFGEVYLIKEQRLIRKNAISRRRKYPFYFEKEMKENFASTIEEYATDLFESLKDILANASKIGQELDSSFPRRLFDETESLSEEEFNKRYDVIKKKQRALSLYGLSATKEDSDTTFKEENATALLVYLNDTEKKLAVFDEILEKLQIFSNILNERQFVHKKFVISPDFGFRFTTEDGKELPLTELSSGEQQEVVLLYGLLFRAGPNTLVLIDEPEISLHVAWQKAFLNDLLKIVELRKVTVITATHSPQIIDIHWDLVIDLWDLTNGDEEVSE; encoded by the coding sequence ATGTTGAAAAAAATCTGTATTGAAGGACTTTTCAACAAATTTAATTATGAAATTGAACTTAAAAATGAAGGCATCACGATTCTTACCGGCCCCAATGGCTATGGTAAAACAACCATTCTGAAAATTATTTATGCCTTTGCAGTAAAAAACCTTTTTTTCTTTTTTCAGCTACCATTCAAGAAAATAGTGATGATTCAGGAAAATAATGAAATTGAACTCTTAAAAACAGAATCTGATACACTTAAAATGAAATGGGGAAATAAAGAGCCAAAAATTTATAGAAAAAGCAACATTACAGAAATGAATAAACAACTATTTTCCAATCTATCCTATAGGCAAATAGATGAGAATCTTTGGCATGATAGAAAAACAGACAGTTTATACACAACAGAAGAGCTGCTCAATCAATTGGGCGAAAATGATCCTGAAAGTCAAGCCAAATACTATAAAAAACAAATGCCGGATTTCGGTGAGGTATATCTAATTAAAGAACAGCGACTTATCAGGAAAAATGCTATAAGCAGAAGAAGAAAATATCCATTTTATTTTGAAAAAGAAATGAAAGAAAATTTTGCAAGTACGATTGAAGAATATGCAACGGATTTGTTTGAAAGCCTTAAAGACATTCTTGCAAATGCCTCTAAAATAGGGCAGGAGCTTGATAGCAGTTTTCCGAGACGCTTATTTGATGAAACCGAGTCTCTTAGTGAGGAGGAGTTCAACAAAAGGTATGATGTCATCAAAAAAAAACAAAGAGCTTTGAGTCTATATGGACTTTCTGCTACCAAAGAAGACAGCGATACTACTTTTAAAGAGGAAAATGCAACCGCGCTTCTTGTCTATCTGAATGACACGGAAAAAAAACTTGCTGTCTTTGATGAAATACTGGAGAAACTTCAGATATTTTCCAATATTTTGAATGAAAGGCAATTTGTCCATAAAAAGTTTGTGATTTCTCCTGATTTTGGTTTCAGGTTTACCACAGAAGATGGAAAAGAACTCCCTTTAACAGAATTATCTTCGGGTGAACAGCAGGAGGTGGTATTATTGTATGGATTGCTTTTCAGAGCTGGCCCTAACACACTTGTGTTGATTGATGAGCCTGAGATTTCACTTCATGTTGCATGGCAAAAAGCATTTCTTAATGACTTGTTAAAAATAGTTGAACTGCGAAAGGTAACAGTCATTACAGCGACGCATTCTCCTCAAATTATTGACATACACTGGGATTTAGTTATTGATTTGTGGGATTTAACAAATGGTGATGAGGAAGTTTCAGAATGA
- a CDS encoding histidinol-phosphatase → MTKAQITKNYHTHTWRCKHAEGDVTDYCRAATAAGITVLGITDHTPLPDNRWPSVRMDMAGLPAYCRAIDAARDRFPGLTVLKGLECEYDAAYENFYRDEILGRHGFGYLIGAVHYFPWDGQWMRIHCLRREEKMMAAYAEYFIRSMASGLFAFMAHPDAFGIFCPDWDAEAVACSREMLRAAESLGVPLEINAYGLRKRPIETPSGPRAPYPLMPFWELAAEYDIRVIVNSDAHRPADITGQTDRALEIADRFDLRLADLSHLTP, encoded by the coding sequence ATGACGAAAGCGCAGATCACAAAGAATTACCATACCCACACCTGGCGGTGCAAACATGCCGAAGGGGATGTGACGGATTACTGCCGGGCTGCCACGGCTGCCGGGATAACGGTGCTGGGCATCACCGATCATACGCCACTGCCGGACAACCGGTGGCCGTCGGTACGGATGGACATGGCCGGGCTGCCTGCCTATTGCCGGGCCATTGACGCGGCCCGCGACCGGTTTCCCGGCCTGACGGTTCTGAAGGGGCTGGAGTGTGAATATGACGCGGCATATGAGAACTTTTACCGGGATGAGATCCTGGGACGGCACGGCTTCGGCTACCTCATCGGCGCGGTCCACTACTTCCCCTGGGACGGCCAGTGGATGCGCATCCACTGCCTCCGCCGAGAGGAAAAGATGATGGCGGCCTATGCCGAGTATTTTATCCGGTCAATGGCATCGGGCCTGTTCGCCTTTATGGCCCACCCGGACGCATTCGGAATTTTCTGCCCCGACTGGGATGCCGAGGCCGTCGCCTGTTCGCGGGAGATGCTCCGGGCGGCGGAATCGCTCGGTGTTCCGCTGGAAATCAACGCCTACGGGCTGCGCAAGCGGCCCATTGAAACCCCGTCCGGTCCGCGTGCGCCCTATCCCCTGATGCCCTTCTGGGAGCTGGCAGCAGAGTACGATATCCGGGTCATTGTCAATTCGGACGCCCACCGTCCGGCGGATATCACCGGGCAAACGGACCGGGCGCTGGAGATCGCTGACCGGTTCGATCTCAGGCTGGCCGATCTGTCCCATCTTACTCCCTGA
- a CDS encoding CBS and ACT domain-containing protein — protein MYVGRVMHTDLVTISPDTPLSKAKDIVDEKKIAHLLIVDRKGDLRGLLSDRDIKRSWASPATTLSVHELNYLLEKVTVDMVMVKKIISVSPDTTIERAAQIMQENRISALPVVRDGTLAGIITTTDVMGVLLEAIGIDRGDSTRFEVLAEWNRIGVVAEITGILKAEEINIRSLFVWPDRDHSDMNHLVMRVGAETGEKAISSLREKGFRVLTEYVADITPCLSSE, from the coding sequence ATGTACGTTGGCCGCGTTATGCACACTGATCTGGTTACCATCAGCCCGGACACGCCGCTGTCCAAGGCGAAAGATATTGTTGATGAGAAAAAAATCGCACATCTTCTGATTGTGGACAGGAAGGGCGACCTGCGGGGACTTCTTTCCGACCGGGATATCAAGCGGAGCTGGGCCTCTCCGGCCACAACCCTGAGTGTACACGAACTGAACTACCTGCTGGAAAAGGTGACGGTGGACATGGTGATGGTGAAGAAGATCATCTCCGTTTCACCGGATACGACCATTGAGCGGGCCGCCCAAATCATGCAGGAAAACCGCATCAGCGCCCTGCCGGTGGTCAGGGATGGAACGCTGGCAGGGATCATCACCACGACCGATGTCATGGGCGTGCTGCTGGAGGCCATCGGTATTGACCGGGGGGACAGCACCCGTTTTGAGGTGCTGGCAGAGTGGAACCGCATCGGCGTTGTGGCGGAGATCACCGGAATTCTGAAGGCGGAGGAGATCAATATCCGCAGCCTTTTTGTCTGGCCGGACCGGGATCATTCGGACATGAACCATCTGGTGATGCGCGTGGGGGCCGAAACCGGCGAAAAGGCCATCTCATCGCTCAGGGAAAAGGGATTCAGGGTGCTGACGGAATATGTTGCGGATATCACCCCCTGCCTGTCGTCCGAATAA
- a CDS encoding efflux RND transporter permease subunit, with translation MYPRHLLVNNAIMMIDQIEIEKAAGQTLQDAIVVSAQKRFRPIIMTAITTIMGLVPLSLQGGTLWSPLANVLIFGLAFSTVLTLALCPVLYAVFFRTGFGGYRWDAGVLEKGE, from the coding sequence TTGTACCCACGCCACTTGCTGGTCAACAACGCCATTATGATGATCGACCAGATCGAAATTGAGAAGGCGGCCGGCCAGACCCTTCAGGACGCCATTGTGGTCTCGGCCCAGAAGCGGTTCCGGCCCATCATCATGACGGCCATTACGACCATCATGGGGCTGGTCCCCCTGTCGCTACAGGGCGGCACGTTATGGAGTCCCCTGGCCAACGTGCTGATCTTCGGGCTGGCATTTTCCACCGTCCTCACCCTGGCGCTCTGCCCGGTGCTTTACGCCGTTTTTTTCCGAACCGGGTTCGGGGGGTATCGGTGGGATGCCGGGGTGCTGGAGAAGGGGGAGTGA
- a CDS encoding SLC13 family permease → MDVWIVSIILLVTVFLLVSEKIAVDVTAIGIMAILSLTGILTPVEAVAGFANPAVITVAAMFLISQGMIRTGAVELLSEKVIGLAGGSAPRAMLLVILTGAVASAFINNTPVVVLFIPVIMRMCCRFDLSPSQYLIPMSYASILAGTCTLIGTSTNIIVSDLSARFGYGAFSMFELSKVGIPVAIMGILFLILAAPRLMPGNPNPACELSQSGRKKYLTELRVKPGSQFAGRSPAEVFSTDYPTLDVIEVIRSAHVLYPARDRITLRDSDLLLVKGDVNDMVRLIREEGLDLPHANHQEGLTEEAAEHVTVEVIVPPQSALIGGRLRESFLFRNPDFQVIGVERSGLHYAERKIPEIRLRTGDILLVWLPWKRLGELRAKSDIIVVEDVHHRILHKDRAGRAALIFGGLIVLASTGTLNIMVAALAAVFMMLVTRCLQSRDAYRALQGDVLVLIAGTIALGSAMEKTGASQLYAELFLGLFSALPPALILGGFMLLTSISTQILSNNATAVLLLPIAVSTALKMGVDPRPFIVAVCFGASACFATPIGYQTNLLVYGPGGYRFTDYMKLGIPLNVMIIITGTWLIPYFWPF, encoded by the coding sequence ATGGACGTCTGGATTGTCAGTATCATACTGCTGGTCACGGTTTTCCTGCTGGTTTCCGAAAAGATTGCGGTTGATGTGACGGCCATCGGCATCATGGCGATTCTGTCACTGACGGGAATTCTGACGCCGGTGGAAGCGGTGGCCGGGTTTGCCAATCCGGCGGTCATCACCGTGGCGGCCATGTTCCTGATCAGCCAGGGAATGATCCGAACCGGGGCGGTCGAACTGCTCAGTGAAAAGGTGATCGGGCTGGCCGGCGGCAGCGCCCCCAGGGCCATGCTGCTGGTGATCCTGACGGGCGCGGTGGCCTCTGCGTTTATCAACAACACGCCGGTGGTGGTACTTTTCATCCCGGTCATCATGCGCATGTGCTGCCGGTTCGACCTCAGCCCGTCCCAATACCTCATCCCCATGTCCTACGCCTCGATTCTGGCGGGAACCTGCACCCTGATCGGCACCTCCACCAATATCATTGTCAGCGACCTGAGCGCCAGATTCGGATACGGCGCGTTCAGCATGTTCGAGCTCTCCAAAGTGGGAATTCCGGTGGCGATAATGGGCATCCTCTTTCTGATCCTGGCCGCCCCCCGCCTGATGCCGGGAAACCCGAACCCCGCATGTGAACTGAGCCAGTCGGGCCGCAAAAAATATCTGACCGAGCTGCGGGTGAAACCGGGGAGCCAGTTTGCGGGCCGCTCTCCGGCAGAGGTTTTCAGCACGGACTATCCCACTCTTGACGTGATCGAAGTGATCCGCTCGGCCCATGTGCTGTATCCGGCCAGGGACCGCATTACATTACGTGATAGCGATCTCCTTCTGGTCAAGGGCGATGTGAACGATATGGTGCGGCTGATCCGGGAAGAGGGGCTCGATCTGCCCCACGCAAATCATCAGGAGGGGCTGACGGAAGAGGCGGCAGAGCATGTGACCGTCGAGGTCATCGTGCCCCCGCAGTCGGCCCTGATTGGCGGGCGGCTCCGGGAGAGTTTTCTGTTTCGCAATCCCGACTTTCAGGTCATCGGTGTGGAGAGAAGCGGGCTGCACTATGCGGAGCGGAAGATTCCGGAAATCAGACTCCGAACCGGCGATATTTTGCTGGTCTGGCTGCCCTGGAAACGGCTGGGGGAACTTCGCGCCAAATCGGATATCATCGTGGTGGAGGACGTGCATCACCGCATCCTTCACAAGGACAGGGCCGGCAGGGCCGCCCTTATTTTCGGGGGCCTGATCGTTCTGGCCTCGACCGGTACCCTGAACATCATGGTTGCGGCCCTGGCCGCCGTGTTTATGATGCTGGTGACCCGCTGCCTTCAGAGCCGGGATGCCTACCGGGCGCTTCAGGGAGACGTGCTGGTGCTGATTGCCGGGACCATCGCCCTGGGCAGCGCAATGGAGAAGACCGGGGCCAGCCAATTGTATGCGGAGCTGTTTCTGGGGCTGTTTTCGGCGCTGCCGCCCGCGCTGATTCTGGGGGGCTTCATGCTGTTGACGAGCATCAGCACGCAGATCCTGAGCAACAACGCCACTGCCGTCCTTCTCCTGCCCATCGCGGTGTCCACGGCCCTGAAGATGGGGGTTGATCCCCGGCCCTTTATCGTGGCGGTCTGTTTCGGGGCCAGCGCCTGCTTTGCCACGCCCATCGGCTATCAGACCAATTTGCTGGTTTACGGCCCCGGCGGGTATCGCTTCACCGATTACATGAAGCTCGGCATTCCCCTTAACGTCATGATCATCATAACCGGGACGTGGCTGATTCCGTATTTCTGGCCTTTCTGA
- a CDS encoding DUF4435 domain-containing protein: MNSLKSYVDENIVVGSIRQQLRHPSGADKVWIIVEGETDQKLFSKLIDGPHVKFEFNPNGWGKIPLMKTVSELLKETNCILGIRDADFLHLKGKKESAENIFLTDFHDSEMMIISCDKAFYSVISEYESEENDAIIFREKLLRSIAFISGLRWINDSEGLELNFNGLGFGVFYDGQTVVLDEKKCLYKVMKRSPKKKMNISEEDVKSKIKDVSDLLNLCNGHDFQKAFALCVSCNSKRGVNDVEIGKAFRLAYRFEDFQKSDLYRQLREWSDAQEKVLFKNA, encoded by the coding sequence ATGAACAGTCTGAAAAGCTATGTTGATGAAAACATTGTTGTAGGCTCAATACGTCAGCAATTAAGACACCCATCCGGTGCAGATAAAGTATGGATTATTGTTGAAGGTGAAACAGATCAGAAATTATTTTCAAAACTAATTGATGGACCTCATGTAAAATTTGAATTTAATCCAAACGGATGGGGTAAAATCCCATTAATGAAAACTGTCTCCGAACTTTTAAAAGAAACAAATTGTATCCTCGGCATAAGAGATGCTGATTTTCTTCATTTGAAAGGGAAAAAAGAAAGTGCGGAAAATATTTTTCTCACAGATTTTCATGATTCGGAAATGATGATTATCTCATGTGACAAAGCATTTTATTCAGTTATCTCAGAGTATGAAAGTGAAGAGAACGATGCAATTATTTTTAGAGAAAAACTTTTAAGATCAATTGCTTTTATAAGCGGTCTCAGATGGATAAATGACTCAGAGGGGTTAGAATTGAATTTCAATGGTCTTGGTTTTGGTGTTTTTTACGATGGTCAAACCGTTGTTCTCGATGAAAAAAAATGTTTATATAAGGTGATGAAAAGATCACCCAAAAAGAAGATGAATATCTCAGAAGAAGATGTTAAATCAAAAATAAAAGATGTTTCAGATTTACTAAACTTATGCAATGGGCATGACTTTCAGAAAGCGTTTGCACTTTGTGTTAGTTGTAATTCCAAAAGAGGGGTAAACGATGTGGAAATCGGCAAAGCATTTCGTTTAGCATACAGATTTGAGGATTTTCAGAAATCCGATTTATATAGACAATTAAGAGAATGGTCTGATGCTCAGGAAAAGGTTTTATTTAAAAATGCGTAA
- the pyrB gene encoding aspartate carbamoyltransferase: protein MSAFPLKHVYEAQQFNRELLDTVMQTADEMKADLADGGRRYARALDNKIMASLFYEPSTRTRFSFESAMLRLGGSIITTENAREFSSAAKGESLYDSTRIINGYADVIVMRHHEAGSAEKAASVSDIPVINAGDGAGQHPTQALLDLYTLKDSFGEISGLKVAMVGDLKYGRTVRSLSYLLTKYTGTEICFVSPPVCRMENDIKAHLDQYGIPWTEEANLDKVLPEADCVYMTRIQKERFNVPDEYEKAVGQYILTPERAEAMKPEAIIMHPLPRLNEISQEVDDNPRARYFEQARNGLYIRMALLWLLLNR, encoded by the coding sequence TTGTCCGCTTTCCCTTTGAAACACGTATATGAGGCCCAGCAGTTCAACCGGGAACTGCTCGATACCGTAATGCAGACGGCTGATGAGATGAAAGCCGATCTGGCCGACGGCGGCAGGCGCTATGCCCGCGCCCTTGACAACAAAATCATGGCATCGCTCTTTTACGAACCCTCCACCCGAACCCGGTTTTCCTTTGAAAGCGCCATGCTCCGGCTGGGGGGCAGCATCATCACCACGGAAAACGCCAGGGAATTCTCCAGTGCCGCCAAGGGCGAGAGCCTGTACGACTCGACGCGGATCATCAACGGATACGCAGATGTGATCGTCATGCGCCACCACGAGGCCGGGAGCGCTGAAAAGGCCGCCTCCGTCTCGGACATTCCCGTGATCAACGCCGGAGACGGGGCCGGACAGCATCCCACCCAGGCCCTTCTGGACCTCTACACGCTCAAGGACAGCTTTGGTGAGATCAGCGGCCTGAAAGTGGCCATGGTCGGGGATCTGAAATATGGCCGGACCGTCCGCTCTCTCTCCTACCTGCTGACCAAATACACAGGCACGGAAATCTGTTTTGTATCGCCGCCGGTCTGCCGGATGGAAAACGACATCAAGGCACATCTGGACCAGTACGGCATCCCCTGGACAGAGGAGGCCAATCTGGACAAAGTACTCCCGGAAGCGGACTGTGTGTATATGACACGGATCCAGAAAGAGCGGTTCAACGTGCCGGATGAGTATGAAAAGGCCGTCGGCCAGTATATCCTGACACCGGAAAGGGCGGAGGCCATGAAGCCGGAGGCGATCATCATGCACCCCCTGCCCCGGCTGAATGAAATTTCGCAGGAGGTGGACGACAACCCCAGGGCCCGGTATTTTGAACAGGCCCGGAACGGGCTGTATATCCGAATGGCGCTGCTCTGGCTCCTGCTGAACCGGTAA
- a CDS encoding cyclic 2,3-diphosphoglycerate synthase: MVENVIIMGAAGRDFHNFNVYFRENKRYHVVCFTATQIPNIDGRRYPPELSGNMYPDGIPIHSDEKLADLIREHGVDLVAFSYSDVRHAEVMHKASVVTAAGADFIIIGAAYTMLRSEKKVVSVCAVRTGCGKSQTSREVVRVLQEMGKKVVSVRHPMPYGDLTQQVVQRFATYADLDRYHCTIEEREEYEPVVDMGAVIYAGVDYEKILREAEKEADVIVWDGGNNDTPFYKPDVNIVVFDPHRAGHETAYHPGETNMLMADIAIISKVDSAEAEKVTQVRQTIEQHNPDAAIILADSAVLCGQEDAIRGRRVLVVEDGPTLTHGEMAYGAGVIAARRFGASEMVDPRPWLAGTLKETFAAWPHIGPLLPAMGYSARQVSDLAATINATECDLVLAATPTNLTRLITVNKPVLRVRYEYRDNSRPTLAEMLRARLGE; the protein is encoded by the coding sequence ATGGTCGAAAACGTCATCATCATGGGGGCTGCCGGGCGCGATTTTCACAACTTCAACGTCTATTTCAGGGAAAACAAACGATACCATGTGGTCTGTTTCACGGCCACACAGATTCCGAATATCGACGGCAGGCGCTATCCCCCGGAGCTGTCCGGGAACATGTATCCCGATGGCATTCCCATCCACTCCGATGAAAAACTGGCCGACCTGATCCGGGAACACGGGGTGGATCTGGTGGCCTTTTCCTACAGCGACGTCCGTCACGCGGAGGTGATGCACAAGGCCTCTGTGGTCACGGCTGCCGGGGCGGATTTCATCATCATCGGCGCGGCCTACACCATGCTCAGATCCGAAAAAAAGGTCGTCTCCGTCTGTGCGGTCCGCACCGGCTGCGGCAAATCCCAGACCAGCCGGGAGGTGGTCCGCGTCCTTCAGGAAATGGGGAAAAAGGTGGTCTCGGTCCGCCACCCCATGCCCTACGGCGACCTGACACAGCAGGTGGTGCAGCGCTTCGCCACCTATGCGGACCTGGACAGATACCACTGCACCATTGAGGAGCGGGAGGAATACGAGCCGGTGGTGGACATGGGGGCCGTGATCTACGCGGGCGTGGACTATGAAAAGATCCTCCGGGAGGCCGAAAAAGAGGCCGATGTGATCGTCTGGGACGGCGGCAACAACGACACCCCCTTTTACAAACCCGATGTGAACATCGTGGTCTTCGATCCCCACCGGGCAGGCCATGAAACCGCCTACCACCCCGGCGAGACCAACATGCTCATGGCCGATATCGCCATCATCAGTAAGGTGGACAGCGCGGAAGCGGAGAAGGTGACGCAGGTCCGGCAGACCATCGAACAGCACAACCCCGATGCCGCCATCATCCTGGCCGACTCGGCGGTCCTCTGCGGGCAGGAAGACGCGATCCGGGGCAGGCGGGTGCTGGTGGTCGAAGACGGTCCCACCCTCACCCACGGTGAAATGGCCTACGGCGCGGGCGTCATCGCGGCCCGGCGGTTCGGTGCGTCGGAGATGGTCGATCCCCGGCCCTGGCTGGCGGGAACCCTGAAAGAGACCTTTGCGGCCTGGCCCCATATCGGTCCCCTGCTGCCGGCAATGGGCTACAGTGCCCGGCAGGTGAGTGATCTGGCGGCAACCATCAACGCCACAGAATGCGATCTCGTGCTGGCGGCGACCCCCACTAATCTGACCCGACTGATAACCGTTAACAAGCCGGTGCTGCGGGTTCGCTATGAATACAGAGACAACAGCCGTCCGACGCTGGCGGAGATGCTCAGGGCGCGTCTGGGAGAGTAG
- a CDS encoding superoxide dismutase: protein MERREFLTLSAKWGALALLSASGVSCGNKEPGTVALPPLPYDADALAPYISGNTIGLHYGKHHQGYVNKLNKLITGTKYRKMPLEEIIRKTCGECDETAIFNNAAQVFNHTFYWNSMKPGGGGKPVGKIAEKVDAAFGSFEKFAEAFGAAAKSQFGSGWAWLVADGDDLKIMKTANADTPVAHDLKPLLTIDVWEHAYYPDYQNRRGDYIATYLTHLVNWEFAEKNLG, encoded by the coding sequence ATGGAACGGAGAGAGTTCTTGACGCTTTCGGCAAAGTGGGGTGCATTGGCCCTGTTGTCCGCGTCCGGCGTGAGTTGCGGCAACAAAGAGCCGGGGACCGTGGCGCTGCCCCCGTTGCCCTATGATGCCGATGCACTGGCACCCTATATTTCCGGGAACACCATCGGACTGCACTATGGAAAGCATCATCAGGGATATGTGAACAAGCTCAATAAACTGATCACCGGCACCAAATATCGGAAGATGCCCCTTGAAGAGATTATTCGGAAAACCTGCGGGGAATGTGACGAGACGGCCATATTCAACAATGCGGCCCAGGTGTTTAACCACACATTCTACTGGAACAGCATGAAGCCCGGGGGCGGCGGAAAGCCCGTCGGGAAAATCGCCGAAAAGGTTGACGCGGCCTTCGGCAGCTTTGAGAAGTTCGCCGAGGCGTTCGGGGCAGCCGCCAAATCCCAGTTCGGCAGCGGCTGGGCCTGGCTGGTGGCGGACGGTGACGATCTGAAAATCATGAAGACCGCCAATGCCGACACGCCCGTTGCCCATGACCTGAAACCGCTGCTGACCATTGATGTGTGGGAACATGCCTATTATCCGGATTATCAGAACCGTCGTGGCGACTATATAGCAACCTATCTGACGCATCTGGTCAACTGGGAATTTGCTGAAAAAAATCTGGGATGA
- a CDS encoding endonuclease I family protein, producing the protein MKKISCVLILFTVLLLFGCKAEKGNVQYESFTKVKDLLLKKVYSDHRYTFYCGCKFDKNKKVACKTGKGKRATAIEWEHIVPASRFGQTFSSWKTYRSWGCKVPAVIRKILPIKCSKLSGRQNARRVSAEYRRMESDMYNLVPAIGYVNQKRSNYPYTVIPGEKRDFGRCDFEVENKTVEPMPGVRGNIARTYFYMNDAYPGRNIISPDEKKLFLKWAEDDPVDEWECKRGRRIERLQGNVNPFVKGVCQEKGLW; encoded by the coding sequence ATGAAAAAAATAAGCTGCGTTTTAATCCTTTTTACGGTGCTGCTCCTTTTCGGCTGCAAGGCGGAGAAGGGAAATGTGCAGTATGAGAGCTTTACAAAGGTCAAGGATCTGCTCCTGAAAAAGGTCTACAGCGATCACCGCTACACTTTTTACTGCGGGTGCAAGTTTGACAAGAACAAAAAGGTCGCCTGCAAAACCGGAAAGGGTAAACGGGCCACGGCCATCGAATGGGAGCATATCGTCCCCGCGTCCCGGTTCGGACAGACCTTTTCATCCTGGAAGACTTACCGTTCATGGGGCTGCAAGGTGCCGGCTGTGATTCGCAAAATACTGCCCATAAAATGTTCAAAGCTCAGTGGGCGCCAGAATGCCCGGCGCGTTTCCGCAGAATACCGCCGGATGGAATCGGACATGTACAACCTGGTGCCCGCCATCGGGTATGTGAACCAGAAGCGCTCCAATTATCCCTACACGGTGATTCCGGGGGAAAAGCGGGATTTCGGACGGTGCGATTTCGAGGTGGAAAACAAGACGGTCGAGCCGATGCCGGGGGTGCGCGGCAATATTGCCCGGACATATTTTTATATGAATGACGCCTATCCCGGACGCAATATCATCTCACCGGACGAGAAGAAACTGTTTCTCAAATGGGCGGAAGATGACCCGGTGGATGAGTGGGAATGCAAAAGAGGGCGTCGGATCGAGCGCCTTCAGGGCAATGTCAACCCCTTTGTCAAAGGTGTCTGTCAGGAAAAGGGGCTCTGGTAG
- a CDS encoding carbamate kinase — MTTDRDRKPTLLVALGGNALIKKGQTGSIEEQFENLKIPARQIARLSADYRIIITHGNGPQVGNLLLQQECCDAVPKLPLEILVAQTGGQLAYMIESTLDEALMEMGTEYRPLVSLITYVVVDRNDPAFEHPSKPIGPSFSPEKARALPYPTMETPKGHRRVVASPRPVTIVESREIRALIDMDFIVICCGGGGIPVIRRGRAFNGVDAVIDKDLASARLASELAIDLFVIATDVEGAMLRFGKADQQMLPRLTPETAARYLAEGHFGTGSMGPKIEAAAGFVRSGGKRAVITSVEKIAAAVYDERVGTQFMAG, encoded by the coding sequence ATGACCACGGACAGAGACCGTAAACCGACGCTGCTGGTGGCGCTGGGCGGCAACGCTCTCATCAAAAAGGGCCAGACCGGGAGCATTGAGGAACAGTTTGAGAATCTGAAAATCCCCGCCCGCCAGATCGCGCGGCTTTCCGCCGACTACCGCATCATCATCACCCACGGGAACGGCCCCCAGGTGGGCAACCTGCTCCTTCAGCAGGAATGCTGCGACGCCGTGCCCAAACTCCCCCTGGAAATCCTGGTGGCCCAGACCGGGGGACAGCTCGCCTACATGATCGAATCGACCCTGGATGAGGCGCTCATGGAGATGGGGACTGAGTACCGCCCCCTGGTCAGCCTGATTACCTATGTGGTGGTTGACAGAAATGACCCGGCATTTGAACATCCCTCCAAGCCCATCGGTCCGTCATTTTCCCCGGAAAAGGCCCGCGCCCTCCCGTATCCCACGATGGAGACCCCCAAAGGCCACCGCCGGGTGGTGGCCTCGCCCCGGCCTGTGACCATTGTGGAAAGCCGGGAGATCCGGGCGCTCATCGACATGGACTTCATTGTCATCTGCTGCGGAGGCGGCGGCATCCCGGTGATCCGGCGTGGACGGGCCTTTAACGGCGTGGACGCCGTCATCGACAAGGATCTGGCCAGCGCCCGGCTGGCCTCGGAACTGGCCATCGACCTGTTTGTGATTGCCACGGACGTGGAAGGGGCCATGCTCCGTTTCGGCAAAGCGGATCAGCAGATGCTCCCCCGGCTGACCCCGGAGACGGCCGCACGCTATCTGGCAGAAGGGCATTTCGGGACCGGGTCAATGGGGCCCAAAATCGAGGCGGCTGCCGGGTTTGTCCGAAGCGGCGGCAAACGGGCGGTGATCACGTCTGTTGAAAAAATCGCGGCGGCTGTATATGATGAAAGGGTGGGCACGCAGTTTATGGCCGGGTGA